A genomic stretch from Petrimonas mucosa includes:
- a CDS encoding HEAT repeat domain-containing protein, with product MVRKLIFLTAFSLLLTYGVEAAGKGFAIVVDQSTYTACKAEIDAYSTLLEREGFSPSLLSGEWKQPDELRQQLHHLYLHHQLEGAILIGQIPVPMIRDAQHLTSAFKMDQERFPKRDSSVPSDRFYDDFDLRFDDLGSDEEEPLLHYYSLRGDSPQYIQSDIYSGRLKPTRQGEEGYQQIRSYFRKLLLEREQQNPLDVVVAYTGEGSFSNSLTAWRNQGMMMREQIPAAFRNKSSAKFLFFNMYPYMKELVTEQLRRMDLDLMLFHEHGTPDRQYLTALPHTKESEEQMEAGRRLFRQALRRAGDVQQQEKLKQTWMELYRIDTLWFAGADDPKQRVADSLLDLQTGIVLDDVPLISPNARMVIFDACYNGDFREERYIAGEYIFADGKTLATFANSVNVLQDKSSTDLLGLLGLGFRIGEWAREINILESHIIGDPTFRFAGDVADQVDLRTTDTAYWLALYNKADHPDLKGLALHKLSDLGYPGMAEFLTKAYNESPYYSVRLQAFLLLQLYGGDHFAQLLEKSINDPYEFIRRKSVYAMGAIGSDHFIPYLVKIYLDNYLDERVHFNVTFTFDRMDFDAMEAEMKRQLDQNISYPDKEKVWEEFQHIFASRKRIAAMANDVTNREKPLKSRISAARMLRNNNYHKQVGDYLQVLTDTSEDASLRVALAEALGWFNNSYRREEIVAALREVAAQPQASQQLSNEINKSIARLEHFMQ from the coding sequence ATGGTTCGAAAATTGATATTTCTGACAGCTTTTTCCTTGCTGCTCACTTACGGGGTAGAAGCTGCAGGCAAAGGTTTTGCCATCGTGGTGGATCAATCCACCTATACCGCCTGCAAGGCGGAGATCGATGCCTACAGCACACTCCTGGAACGGGAAGGCTTTTCGCCATCACTCCTTTCCGGGGAGTGGAAACAGCCCGATGAGCTGAGGCAACAGCTGCACCATCTCTATCTACATCATCAGCTGGAAGGAGCGATCTTGATCGGACAGATTCCGGTACCGATGATCCGCGATGCGCAGCATCTCACTTCCGCCTTCAAGATGGATCAGGAGCGGTTCCCCAAACGTGACTCGTCGGTACCTTCCGACCGCTTTTACGACGATTTCGACCTACGGTTCGACGACCTCGGAAGTGATGAGGAGGAGCCGCTGCTCCACTACTATTCACTGCGGGGAGACTCTCCCCAGTATATCCAGAGTGATATCTACAGCGGGCGACTGAAACCGACGCGACAGGGAGAAGAGGGGTATCAACAGATACGAAGCTATTTCCGGAAACTACTTCTCGAACGGGAGCAGCAGAATCCGCTCGATGTGGTTGTCGCCTATACTGGCGAGGGTTCCTTCTCAAACAGCCTTACTGCATGGCGCAACCAGGGGATGATGATGCGGGAGCAGATTCCGGCCGCCTTCCGCAACAAAAGTTCCGCAAAGTTTCTCTTTTTCAACATGTACCCCTATATGAAGGAGCTGGTAACCGAGCAACTTCGACGGATGGATTTGGACCTGATGCTTTTCCACGAGCATGGAACGCCCGACAGGCAATACCTTACAGCACTGCCGCATACCAAGGAGAGCGAGGAGCAGATGGAGGCGGGACGACGCCTCTTCCGGCAGGCTCTCCGTCGTGCCGGGGATGTCCAGCAGCAGGAAAAACTGAAACAGACCTGGATGGAGCTTTACCGGATAGATACTCTCTGGTTTGCAGGGGCAGATGATCCGAAACAGCGGGTAGCCGATTCGCTTCTCGATCTGCAGACCGGCATCGTCCTGGACGATGTGCCGCTCATCTCGCCCAATGCCCGGATGGTGATCTTCGACGCCTGCTACAATGGTGATTTCCGTGAAGAGCGCTATATAGCCGGCGAGTACATCTTCGCCGACGGCAAGACGCTGGCCACCTTCGCCAACAGTGTCAACGTATTGCAGGACAAGAGTTCAACCGACCTGTTGGGTCTGCTGGGACTTGGTTTTCGGATAGGTGAATGGGCCCGCGAGATCAACATCCTGGAGTCACACATCATTGGAGACCCCACCTTCCGTTTTGCAGGCGATGTTGCCGATCAGGTAGACCTTCGCACTACAGACACTGCCTACTGGCTGGCATTATACAACAAAGCAGATCATCCCGATCTGAAGGGACTGGCGCTGCATAAACTTTCCGACCTGGGGTATCCCGGGATGGCTGAATTTCTTACCAAAGCCTATAACGAGTCGCCCTACTACTCGGTACGGCTGCAGGCTTTTCTACTGCTCCAGCTCTACGGCGGTGACCATTTTGCACAACTGCTGGAGAAGTCGATTAATGACCCCTACGAGTTTATCCGTCGCAAATCGGTATATGCCATGGGCGCCATCGGTTCCGACCACTTTATTCCCTATCTGGTGAAAATCTACCTCGACAATTATCTTGATGAACGGGTCCATTTCAATGTCACCTTCACCTTCGACCGGATGGATTTCGATGCGATGGAAGCAGAGATGAAACGACAGCTTGATCAGAACATCTCCTATCCAGACAAAGAAAAGGTATGGGAAGAGTTCCAACACATCTTCGCCTCCCGCAAGCGGATAGCGGCGATGGCCAACGACGTCACCAACAGGGAGAAGCCGTTGAAGAGCAGAATATCTGCAGCAAGAATGCTGCGCAATAACAACTACCACAAGCAGGTGGGTGATTATCTCCAGGTGCTGACCGATACGAGTGAAGATGCTTCGTTGCGCGTGGCGCTTGCCGAAGCACTCGGCTGGTTCAACAACTCCTACCGCAGGGAGGAGATCGTGGCCGCACTCAGGGAGGTGGCCGCACAACCGCAAGCCTCTCAACAATTGAGCAATGAGATCAACAAGAGTATTGCGCGATTAGAACATTTTATGCAATAG
- a CDS encoding DUF6850 family outer membrane beta-barrel protein, translating into MKRNNIQYIKGLLLAAVALQLAPCIKAQVSPLTIELSKARSTWLESDNGAGIGLDSLGKYGLLEAGYQTTDGTFKRVQQGEKERQLDVVTEGGQQIGGIYAWGRFAYANETEKDTRFNTAMLDPYRGVPYYPVDPNPSEWKKQHYNLQMKVSSRPLANHYLLGIQAAYKAETGAKQMDPRSELYLYSINVKPGIAGIFGSHRVGINLEYENMIQETRAHSNSDTQVNQNVFVMRGLGNHYTAVIGGLQSLGSFIYDANKVGFGLQYGWQQQAFRLFAEGGYGYRVEEAVRDITKPRKEGTIRQQVLYGHAALLHEGVNLNRVDFIYRSSRTDGIEFVQVLDNSYEVQQWVDLYSSIRSTYRRDSYRLSYDLFRNAVREYSWKAGIYALYTVTDDNYIMPASYLKISDLYLGADAKFNLSTGGNSRWVLGADLVRKMNRKGEYHYGGVDPGSIVITDFMNPEADYLKQDYYKVGASISYFTGLLAQRGGGAYVKVTADYYKPTESDDTRLIARLGIGLTF; encoded by the coding sequence ATGAAGAGAAATAACATACAATACATCAAAGGGCTGTTGCTGGCGGCTGTAGCCCTTCAGTTGGCCCCCTGCATCAAGGCCCAAGTATCACCACTCACCATAGAACTGAGCAAGGCTCGCTCCACATGGTTGGAGAGCGACAACGGTGCCGGTATCGGCCTCGACAGCCTCGGTAAATACGGCCTCCTGGAGGCTGGTTACCAGACAACCGACGGAACCTTCAAGAGGGTGCAACAGGGAGAAAAGGAGCGACAACTCGATGTGGTCACCGAGGGTGGTCAACAGATCGGTGGCATCTATGCCTGGGGCCGGTTTGCCTATGCTAACGAAACCGAGAAGGATACCCGTTTCAATACGGCGATGCTCGATCCTTACCGGGGAGTACCTTACTATCCGGTAGATCCCAACCCGAGTGAATGGAAAAAGCAGCATTACAACCTGCAGATGAAGGTATCATCCCGCCCACTGGCCAATCACTATCTGCTGGGTATACAGGCTGCATATAAAGCGGAGACGGGAGCCAAGCAGATGGATCCCCGTTCGGAGCTCTACCTCTATTCCATTAACGTGAAGCCGGGTATCGCTGGCATCTTCGGATCCCATCGTGTGGGTATAAATCTGGAGTACGAGAACATGATCCAGGAGACCCGGGCACATAGCAACAGTGACACCCAAGTAAACCAGAATGTGTTCGTGATGCGGGGATTGGGGAATCACTATACTGCCGTGATCGGCGGTCTGCAATCGCTGGGTAGCTTTATCTACGATGCCAACAAGGTGGGTTTCGGCCTGCAGTACGGTTGGCAACAGCAAGCTTTTCGCCTTTTTGCCGAGGGTGGCTACGGCTACCGTGTGGAAGAGGCGGTGAGGGATATCACCAAACCCCGCAAGGAGGGTACCATACGTCAGCAGGTGCTCTATGGACATGCAGCACTGCTGCACGAGGGGGTCAACCTGAACAGGGTAGACTTCATCTACCGCAGTAGCCGGACAGATGGCATCGAGTTTGTACAGGTGCTGGACAACAGTTATGAAGTACAACAGTGGGTGGATCTCTACAGCAGCATCCGCTCTACCTATCGGCGCGACAGCTACCGCCTGTCGTACGACCTCTTCCGCAACGCGGTTCGGGAGTACAGCTGGAAAGCAGGTATATATGCACTCTACACCGTAACGGACGACAACTATATCATGCCAGCCTCATACCTGAAGATCAGTGATCTCTACCTGGGAGCAGATGCTAAATTCAATCTTTCCACAGGTGGAAACTCCCGTTGGGTGCTGGGTGCCGACCTCGTCCGGAAAATGAACCGGAAAGGGGAGTATCACTATGGTGGTGTCGACCCCGGATCGATCGTCATTACCGATTTCATGAATCCCGAGGCAGACTATTTGAAACAGGACTACTATAAGGTGGGAGCCTCCATCAGCTATTTTACCGGCCTTTTAGCCCAAAGGGGCGGCGGTGCCTACGTGAAAGTGACTGCCGATTATTATAAACCGACCGAAAGTGATGATACAAGGCTGATTGCCCGCTTAGGTATTGGGCTCACCTTTTGA
- a CDS encoding DUF4876 domain-containing protein, with protein sequence MKKKINRYSLFLLLTLLLSCEQFQSVSDAEKMVPLRATIEVNLNVGDAPIPDQLQVKLVNFAERYELSTTMTPNQPVTVENIIPGIYTVTVSAAKSEDGFSYNYNGNVVNVGITKDMETITVEVGAAKSGALLFKEVYYCGSRTPSGGSYFRDQFYEIYNNSDLEQNVRGLAIAIINPLTATANMPVYDGPDADKYVYALQIWQVPDTADFPLQPGESIIIAQMADDHRKENLNPSAPVNLLSAEFETLVQTTSLIQDNPAINMKMAFWPSPVAQWLTTVFGGAFILFVPSEPIDPNSPTEVVSPVGTTTKTYRVPIESVVDALENVGNPNQMELKRMPAILDAGAATVNGTYLGVSVARKVKETHPDGRVILQDTNNSTDDFEVMDPPMIRRYDAKAPAWNTWK encoded by the coding sequence ATGAAGAAGAAAATCAACAGATACAGTCTCTTCCTACTGCTGACACTGCTACTCTCTTGCGAGCAGTTTCAGAGTGTCTCCGATGCGGAGAAGATGGTTCCGTTGCGCGCCACCATTGAGGTGAATCTCAACGTGGGCGATGCGCCGATACCCGACCAGTTACAGGTAAAGCTGGTCAATTTTGCCGAACGATATGAGCTCTCCACCACCATGACACCCAATCAGCCGGTCACTGTAGAGAATATCATCCCTGGCATCTACACCGTAACGGTGAGTGCCGCGAAAAGCGAAGATGGATTTTCGTACAATTACAACGGAAATGTGGTGAACGTGGGGATAACAAAGGATATGGAAACCATCACTGTGGAGGTGGGGGCAGCCAAGTCCGGCGCACTCCTTTTCAAGGAGGTCTACTACTGCGGATCGAGAACCCCCAGCGGCGGCTCCTATTTCCGCGACCAGTTTTATGAGATCTACAACAACAGCGATCTCGAGCAGAATGTCCGCGGCCTGGCCATTGCCATCATCAATCCCCTAACCGCCACTGCAAATATGCCTGTATATGATGGTCCCGATGCCGACAAGTACGTCTATGCCCTGCAGATCTGGCAGGTACCAGACACGGCCGATTTTCCACTTCAGCCGGGCGAATCGATCATTATCGCCCAGATGGCTGATGACCACAGGAAGGAGAACCTCAACCCCTCCGCACCCGTCAACCTGCTGAGTGCCGAATTTGAGACACTGGTACAGACCACCTCGCTGATCCAGGATAACCCGGCCATCAACATGAAGATGGCCTTCTGGCCCTCGCCCGTCGCACAGTGGCTGACCACCGTCTTCGGAGGAGCATTCATACTCTTCGTGCCCTCCGAACCGATCGATCCCAACAGTCCAACCGAAGTGGTGAGCCCGGTAGGAACCACGACAAAGACCTACAGAGTACCGATCGAATCGGTGGTGGACGCACTGGAGAATGTAGGCAACCCCAACCAGATGGAACTGAAACGGATGCCCGCCATCCTGGATGCCGGTGCAGCTACCGTCAACGGCACCTACCTTGGAGTAAGCGTGGCCAGAAAAGTGAAGGAGACACATCCCGACGGACGTGTGATCCTGCAGGATACCAACAACAGCACCGACGACTTTGAGGTGATGGATCCGCCAATGATCAGGCGCTACGACGCTAAAGCCCCCGCCTGGAACACCTGGAAATAG
- a CDS encoding TonB-dependent receptor has translation MNSDQHLKFITSRRRPLLFGIAILGLWMVTTTQLMAQETTASLRGRVTELNNPSVPVEFATVQVLPQGAATATNSRGEFFFDKLSPGRINIRIDFLGMEPIDTTFTLAAGQNLSLSLQMQESTFRLTEITVVAKESKAGRATASTISRQAMDHLQTSSLSDIMQLLPGGVTSYQSGLATAKTFNIRSLGANPVNQGVPIPTDAANMNSMGTAIVIDGAPLSNNANLQTLSPAISGSGAAIGGGSSPNSGLDIRSISTDNIESVEVIRGIPSVEHGDLTSGAVIIRSKAGREPLTVRLKTDPYIYQASVSKGVNLGKERGNLNISGDYAYSIKDAKESYAYYQRATARSIYSNQFNKLFSTTSLDLSLGKDTREKNPDDARSQLETGARDLGLRLNTNGTLNIRKGWLNNVKYTLSGSYRDKHSYQKELLGNAFAAYSMSKTDKAVLSNRPGQQVFDDQGNELTNIPPSEKDLIATYLPNEYYSQYDIYGKEVNIFANLNATLTKSVGNINNRILVGANFKSDGNLGDGKVYDPNNPPYRVLSSENSSPRPRKYSEIPFINQLSLYAEENLNWIMGKHELMVQAGARYDLVNGKSIVTPRSNLSFDILPQKLWLRGGYGITAKAPTALYLYPENAYFDLVHFNTLNSSSVPQDEQLFLATTRVFNTENRDLKIAANRKAEIGLDLMVKKMRFSVTAYDEQLKNGYNLATTIDSYRLLEYIIYEQAEANPGTIPTLKEKERHNIFVSFATPTNDGRSHNRGVEFDFDFGRINAIRTSFVLNGAYMRSTDWNDGHSFSNQKNLNNLERNVGIYEKGAEKYERERFTTTLRATHNIPSIGFVVTTTAQVSWLNKYWTTYGNDSILVSYISRVDGSVKPFNESMYNDPEFAYLKQVRSPTRFITESYFPVLLINFHLTKEIGRNLKASFYANNMFNNRPLYESKRTPGSFTRLNIPLYFGFELALQL, from the coding sequence ATGAACAGTGATCAGCATCTCAAATTCATCACTTCGAGGAGGAGACCTCTTCTTTTCGGGATAGCCATATTGGGGTTGTGGATGGTTACTACAACGCAGTTGATGGCTCAGGAGACAACCGCTTCCTTGAGAGGCCGGGTAACGGAGTTGAACAATCCCTCCGTACCAGTTGAGTTTGCCACGGTGCAAGTGCTGCCGCAAGGGGCTGCCACCGCGACCAATAGCAGGGGAGAATTCTTTTTCGACAAGTTATCGCCCGGGCGGATAAACATAAGGATCGATTTCCTGGGAATGGAACCGATCGATACCACCTTCACGCTGGCTGCCGGGCAAAACCTGTCTCTTTCACTCCAGATGCAGGAGAGTACCTTCCGTCTCACCGAAATCACGGTGGTGGCCAAGGAGAGCAAAGCGGGTAGAGCCACAGCCTCCACCATCTCACGACAGGCGATGGACCACCTGCAAACCAGTTCATTGAGCGATATCATGCAACTGCTTCCGGGCGGAGTCACCTCCTACCAGAGCGGACTGGCTACGGCCAAGACCTTCAATATTCGTAGTCTGGGAGCCAATCCGGTTAACCAGGGCGTACCGATACCCACCGATGCAGCCAACATGAACAGTATGGGTACCGCTATCGTGATCGATGGAGCTCCCCTATCCAACAACGCCAACCTGCAAACCCTCTCGCCCGCCATCAGCGGCAGTGGTGCTGCTATTGGCGGTGGCTCGTCACCCAACTCCGGGCTGGATATCCGCAGTATCTCCACCGACAATATCGAGTCGGTAGAAGTAATCAGAGGTATCCCTTCGGTGGAGCATGGCGATCTCACCTCCGGCGCTGTGATTATCAGATCGAAAGCCGGACGTGAGCCACTTACTGTACGCCTGAAGACAGATCCCTACATCTACCAGGCCTCCGTCAGCAAGGGAGTGAATCTGGGCAAAGAGAGAGGAAACCTGAATATAAGCGGTGATTATGCCTACAGCATAAAGGATGCCAAGGAGTCATATGCCTATTATCAGCGTGCAACAGCCCGGAGCATCTATTCCAACCAGTTCAACAAGCTTTTCAGCACCACCTCGCTCGATCTCTCACTCGGCAAGGATACCCGCGAGAAGAATCCCGACGATGCCCGCAGCCAACTGGAGACCGGAGCTCGCGACCTTGGCCTGCGCCTCAACACCAACGGAACCCTCAACATCCGAAAGGGATGGCTGAACAACGTGAAGTATACCCTCTCGGGCAGCTACCGCGACAAGCACTCCTACCAGAAAGAGTTGCTGGGCAATGCATTCGCTGCCTATTCGATGTCGAAAACCGACAAGGCGGTCCTAAGCAACCGACCTGGACAGCAAGTATTTGACGACCAAGGAAATGAACTGACCAATATTCCTCCTTCGGAAAAAGATCTTATTGCCACCTACCTCCCCAACGAATACTACAGCCAATACGACATCTACGGCAAGGAGGTAAATATCTTCGCCAACCTGAATGCCACTTTAACCAAGAGCGTGGGCAATATCAATAACCGGATCCTGGTCGGAGCCAACTTCAAGAGCGACGGCAACCTGGGCGATGGCAAGGTATATGACCCCAACAATCCGCCATATAGAGTGCTCAGTTCTGAGAACTCTTCACCCCGTCCCAGAAAATATTCCGAGATACCTTTTATCAACCAGTTGTCGCTCTATGCCGAAGAGAATCTCAACTGGATCATGGGTAAACATGAGCTGATGGTTCAGGCGGGTGCCCGCTACGACCTGGTCAACGGAAAGAGCATCGTCACACCCCGCTCCAACCTCTCATTCGACATCTTGCCGCAGAAGCTGTGGCTGAGAGGAGGATACGGCATTACCGCCAAGGCCCCGACGGCCCTCTACCTCTATCCTGAAAATGCCTACTTCGACCTGGTACACTTCAATACGCTCAACTCCTCATCCGTACCCCAGGATGAACAACTTTTCCTGGCCACTACCCGGGTTTTCAACACCGAGAACCGCGATCTGAAAATCGCGGCAAACCGGAAAGCGGAGATCGGACTCGACCTGATGGTGAAAAAGATGCGATTCTCGGTCACCGCATACGACGAGCAGTTGAAAAATGGATATAATTTGGCTACCACCATCGACTCCTACAGGCTGCTCGAATATATCATCTACGAACAGGCGGAGGCCAACCCTGGCACCATCCCCACCCTGAAGGAGAAGGAGCGTCACAATATTTTTGTCTCCTTTGCCACACCCACCAACGACGGACGGTCGCATAACCGGGGCGTGGAATTCGATTTCGACTTCGGCAGGATCAACGCCATCCGGACCTCCTTCGTACTGAACGGAGCCTATATGCGGTCGACCGATTGGAACGACGGCCACTCCTTCAGCAACCAGAAGAACCTGAACAACCTGGAACGGAACGTCGGCATCTACGAGAAGGGGGCAGAGAAATATGAGCGGGAGCGCTTCACCACCACCCTCAGGGCCACCCACAACATCCCCTCAATTGGGTTTGTGGTGACCACCACTGCACAGGTGAGCTGGCTGAACAAGTACTGGACCACCTACGGAAACGACTCCATTCTGGTATCCTATATCTCGCGTGTAGATGGCTCAGTAAAGCCTTTCAATGAATCGATGTATAATGATCCCGAATTTGCCTATCTCAAACAAGTAAGGAGTCCCACCCGTTTTATCACGGAGTCCTATTTCCCCGTGCTGCTGATCAACTTCCATCTGACCAAGGAGATTGGCCGCAACCTGAAGGCCAGTTTCTACGCCAACAACATGTTCAACAACAGACCGCTCTATGAGAGTAAACGTACACCTGGCTCATTCACACGGTTAAATATTCCCCTCTACTTCGGCTTTGAACTGGCACTCCAGTTGTAG